From Candidatus Brocadiaceae bacterium, the proteins below share one genomic window:
- a CDS encoding acyl-CoA dehydratase activase codes for MEKTNKIMHQKKYIGTDIGSVSVKAVLIDEQKEILEEHYVRSHGQPVETFLLVLKDLFNRTPIDDIDGIAITGTGGKLIAELMDIAFVNEVVAHSTATTTLHPEVRTIIEIGGEDSKLMLIEKDETTQNIKVADFSMNTMCAAGTGSFLDQQATRLGLSIEKEFGALALKSKNPPRIAGRCSVFAKTDMIHLQQEGTPVHDIAAGLCYAMARNFKSNIGKGKEFHLPVVFQGGVVANSGMVKAFEDILELKPGELIIPKYFKVMGAVGAAYTLMDKELHSPFRGLKAVEEYLQNRRSKSSNLEPLRSDNYKIIHNTHQISDNEKVEAYIGIDVGSISTNVVVIDKQKNVLARRYLMTAGRPLEAVKQGLYEVGCEVGDRVVVCGAGTTGSGRYLTGDFIGADIAKNEITAHATAAAHVNKNVDTIFEIGGQDSKYVRLENGAVVDFAMNKVCAAGTGSFLEEQAEKLSVNIKKEFNEHALSSCCPSHLGERCTVFMESDLNHHQQRGTSKEDLLAGLSYSVVLNYINRVVEDRGIGDTIFFQGGVAANRGVKAAFEQITGKKVIVPPHHDIMGAIGSALIAMEEKTWEKSRFRGFDLRDKKYALSSFVCKDCSNICEIRQVNIDGENPLYYGSRCGKFDDERALKKGKRLPRLFRERRDALFNTYKKNKPDHPIRKKIGIPQISTFHDFYPMWKAFFTELGLDIVISSDTNKDTIYNGVEVITAETCFPIKVAHGHAIDMLDRDIDYLFLPSIINLSHSSVKLTHSYACPYVQCIPYLVNAAINFKDKKFEVLSPVIHFEYGVEYLNKTLRKIAKSVGRKGTVVEKAIKSASEALQTFHKTLEVRGNEILENLGEDEKAFVLVSRSYNGCDTGMNLGLPEKLRDLGVLTIPLDFLTLDIEAIAHDYPNMYWKTGQRFLAAARLIAKDKRLYPLYITSFGCGPDSFITKLFTKELAGKPCLTIEIDEHSSAVGAITRCEAFIDSLKNVKPTTEAKDLRQEPPARNVKEKKKRTIYIPYMCDHGRMIAAAMKANGALAEALPMADEKSVDIGRRFTSGKECYPAILTTGDIVKKALSPDFDPDASAFFMATASGPCRFGQYNTFQRAVLDELGFSKVPLYTLDQGENYGEDTKGLGTSFRKLSWNGIMYVDLLQKLQRETRPYEVNKGETDALYEQFLKKAEESLEKQLYLVETAKKAAEAFSRIKVDKTKPRPLIGLIGENYVRLNEFSNNFLCRTIERLGGETFSPPLAEWINYIAHCRRESCIQEKDYKGLLGEFISDMVQRYDAYKLTKIFQGQIKHFLKDIKIKKLIKKGKPYIDDSYKGDPVLSLGKATEYVEHGYDGIINVLPFHCMPGTVVNGVLEKFQKEHQGIPCLKLSFDGQEQTNEETRLEAFMHQAYQRMEGKLNSKRRAAPKKKPHLPQASSHYANVG; via the coding sequence ATGGAAAAAACAAATAAAATTATGCATCAGAAAAAATATATTGGCACAGATATCGGTTCGGTAAGCGTAAAAGCGGTTTTGATTGATGAACAGAAAGAAATATTGGAAGAGCATTATGTTCGTTCCCACGGTCAACCGGTAGAAACATTCCTCCTCGTCTTGAAAGACCTTTTTAACCGGACACCTATTGACGACATTGATGGTATAGCTATAACGGGGACGGGAGGAAAGTTAATAGCGGAATTAATGGATATTGCCTTTGTTAACGAAGTGGTTGCTCACAGTACGGCAACAACAACCTTGCACCCGGAGGTGCGTACAATCATTGAGATTGGCGGCGAGGATTCTAAACTCATGTTGATCGAAAAGGATGAAACTACTCAAAACATAAAGGTTGCCGATTTTTCCATGAATACCATGTGTGCTGCTGGTACGGGTTCTTTTTTAGATCAACAGGCAACAAGGCTTGGGCTTTCAATAGAAAAGGAGTTTGGAGCGCTTGCTCTCAAATCTAAAAATCCACCGCGTATCGCAGGTCGTTGCAGTGTTTTTGCGAAAACAGATATGATACACTTACAGCAGGAAGGAACACCTGTGCATGATATAGCAGCGGGTCTTTGTTACGCTATGGCCAGAAATTTTAAGAGTAATATTGGGAAAGGAAAAGAATTTCATTTGCCGGTCGTCTTTCAGGGGGGAGTGGTTGCAAATAGCGGGATGGTCAAAGCGTTTGAAGATATTTTGGAGTTAAAACCCGGAGAATTAATCATTCCAAAATATTTCAAGGTAATGGGGGCCGTCGGAGCGGCATATACGCTTATGGACAAAGAACTGCATTCCCCATTCCGCGGATTAAAAGCCGTTGAAGAATATTTGCAGAATCGCCGCTCTAAGAGCTCAAACCTCGAACCCCTTCGATCAGATAATTATAAAATTATACACAATACGCACCAGATTTCTGACAATGAAAAGGTAGAGGCATATATTGGCATCGATGTCGGTTCAATCAGCACAAATGTCGTTGTCATCGATAAACAGAAAAACGTTTTGGCCAGAAGATATCTTATGACTGCCGGAAGACCACTCGAAGCGGTAAAGCAAGGTCTATACGAGGTGGGTTGCGAGGTTGGAGATCGGGTGGTTGTGTGTGGTGCAGGTACGACTGGTTCCGGGAGGTATTTAACGGGAGATTTCATCGGTGCTGATATAGCGAAGAACGAAATTACGGCACATGCCACGGCAGCCGCTCATGTTAATAAAAATGTGGATACTATTTTTGAAATCGGAGGACAGGATTCCAAATATGTACGACTGGAAAACGGAGCAGTTGTTGATTTTGCAATGAATAAAGTTTGTGCTGCCGGTACAGGTTCATTTCTTGAAGAGCAGGCAGAAAAACTCAGCGTAAATATTAAGAAAGAATTTAACGAGCATGCACTGTCTTCGTGCTGTCCGTCTCATCTTGGAGAACGATGCACCGTTTTTATGGAATCAGATCTCAATCATCACCAGCAACGCGGGACTTCAAAAGAAGATTTGCTGGCGGGGTTGAGTTATTCCGTGGTGCTTAATTATATAAACAGGGTCGTTGAGGACCGGGGTATTGGTGATACAATCTTTTTCCAGGGAGGAGTAGCTGCCAATCGTGGAGTAAAGGCTGCATTTGAACAGATAACGGGAAAAAAGGTTATTGTCCCCCCCCATCATGATATTATGGGCGCCATTGGTTCTGCCCTTATCGCCATGGAAGAAAAGACCTGGGAAAAATCTCGTTTCCGAGGGTTTGACCTTCGAGACAAAAAATACGCACTGTCTTCCTTTGTTTGTAAAGATTGTTCAAATATATGTGAAATCAGACAGGTAAATATTGACGGGGAAAATCCGCTCTACTATGGAAGCCGTTGTGGCAAATTTGATGATGAAAGAGCTTTAAAAAAAGGAAAGCGCTTGCCTAGGCTATTTCGCGAAAGAAGAGATGCACTATTTAACACCTATAAGAAAAATAAACCGGATCATCCGATAAGGAAAAAGATTGGCATACCGCAAATATCCACGTTTCACGATTTTTACCCCATGTGGAAGGCCTTTTTTACGGAGTTAGGTTTGGATATTGTAATTTCAAGCGATACCAATAAAGATACTATTTATAATGGTGTTGAAGTGATCACTGCTGAGACCTGTTTTCCTATAAAGGTTGCACACGGTCATGCAATAGATATGCTTGATAGGGATATAGACTATTTGTTCCTGCCAAGTATTATCAACTTGTCGCATAGTAGTGTGAAACTTACTCACTCATATGCATGTCCTTATGTGCAGTGCATACCCTATTTAGTCAATGCTGCAATTAATTTTAAGGATAAAAAATTTGAGGTTTTGTCTCCGGTTATTCACTTTGAATACGGAGTTGAATACTTGAACAAGACCCTCCGCAAAATCGCAAAAAGTGTTGGAAGGAAGGGAACTGTCGTGGAGAAGGCGATCAAGTCGGCAAGCGAGGCATTACAAACATTTCATAAAACCCTGGAGGTCCGGGGGAATGAGATTTTGGAAAACCTGGGTGAGGACGAGAAGGCATTTGTGCTTGTTAGCCGATCTTATAATGGTTGCGATACCGGTATGAACCTGGGATTGCCTGAAAAGTTGCGTGATTTGGGAGTATTGACGATCCCTCTTGATTTTTTAACTTTGGACATTGAAGCAATAGCGCATGATTATCCGAATATGTATTGGAAAACCGGTCAAAGATTTCTCGCTGCGGCACGCTTGATTGCTAAAGATAAACGACTGTATCCTCTCTATATTACCAGTTTCGGCTGTGGCCCTGATTCATTTATCACAAAATTATTTACGAAGGAATTAGCAGGGAAACCCTGTTTAACCATTGAAATAGATGAACACAGTTCAGCCGTTGGGGCAATAACCAGATGTGAGGCATTCATCGACAGCTTGAAAAATGTCAAACCGACTACCGAGGCAAAGGACTTGAGACAGGAACCCCCTGCAAGAAATGTGAAAGAGAAAAAGAAGCGAACAATTTACATTCCCTATATGTGCGACCACGGCAGAATGATTGCCGCTGCTATGAAGGCAAATGGCGCTTTGGCTGAGGCCTTGCCGATGGCTGATGAAAAGTCGGTTGACATTGGAAGGAGATTTACTTCCGGAAAGGAGTGCTACCCGGCAATCCTGACAACGGGAGATATAGTGAAAAAAGCCTTGAGTCCTGATTTTGACCCGGATGCAAGCGCTTTTTTCATGGCGACGGCTTCTGGTCCATGTCGTTTTGGTCAGTATAATACATTCCAGCGTGCGGTATTAGATGAACTTGGTTTTTCCAAAGTTCCCCTTTATACACTAGATCAAGGGGAAAATTATGGAGAGGATACGAAAGGATTGGGAACCAGTTTCCGCAAGCTATCGTGGAACGGCATTATGTATGTTGATCTACTGCAAAAATTGCAAAGGGAAACAAGACCCTACGAAGTAAACAAAGGAGAAACAGACGCACTCTATGAGCAATTCCTGAAAAAGGCAGAAGAATCACTCGAAAAACAGCTATATTTGGTTGAAACTGCAAAAAAGGCAGCCGAGGCCTTTTCTCGTATAAAGGTAGACAAAACGAAACCTCGTCCGTTGATTGGTCTGATTGGAGAAAATTATGTTCGGTTGAATGAATTTTCAAATAATTTTCTTTGTCGTACCATTGAGCGACTTGGTGGAGAAACTTTTAGCCCTCCTCTTGCGGAATGGATTAATTATATCGCACATTGCCGAAGGGAATCTTGTATACAAGAGAAAGACTATAAGGGGTTATTGGGTGAGTTTATTTCTGATATGGTGCAACGGTATGATGCGTATAAACTTACAAAGATTTTTCAAGGACAAATCAAGCATTTTCTGAAAGATATAAAAATTAAAAAACTTATCAAGAAGGGAAAACCGTACATCGATGATTCTTACAAAGGGGACCCTGTGCTGAGTCTTGGTAAGGCAACCGAATATGTTGAACATGGATATGATGGAATTATCAATGTACTTCCATTCCATTGTATGCCCGGTACGGTTGTAAACGGTGTCCTTGAAAAGTTCCAGAAGGAACATCAGGGTATACCATGCCTTAAGTTGTCTTTCGACGGCCAGGAACAGACCAATGAGGAAACCCGTCTGGAAGCATTCATGCATCAGGCCTATCAAAGAATGGAAGGAAAATTGAATTCAAAAAGACGTGCCGCGCCAAAAAAGAAACCGCACCTTCCTCAGGCGTCTTCCCATTACGCAAATGTAGGATAA
- a CDS encoding 6-phosphofructokinase codes for MANINKKKGSIAILTGGGDVPGLNPAIRAITIRAVRNGYQVIGIRRGWAGLVEIIRDKQVDNSEKYQLLTEEIVNRTGRTGGTFLHTSRTRPSHIARENVPSHLQNTYNDEMNDLTPEVLKNLDFLGVEYLIPIGGDDTLSYGVRLSKEGVKVLAVPKTMDNDVPGTDYCIGFSTCVSRTISMSNSLRTSAASHERILVLEVFGRYAGFTAMLPTMAGAANRCIIPEYKFDIEHLTELLVHDRLRNPSRYSVVLVSEGAMFEGGEMVFEDATKDAYGHKKLGGIGDLVSAELKKRTPKYNNGKAINIISQKLGYLVRCGDPDAIDAIVPMAYGTLALDLILEGIHGRLVVLKNGCYDNISIDAVTSSKKTVNVEKYYNTERLRPSYNTFAMKPLFIMADE; via the coding sequence ATGGCAAACATAAACAAGAAGAAAGGATCTATTGCTATTTTAACCGGGGGCGGAGATGTTCCGGGTTTAAACCCTGCCATTAGAGCGATAACTATCAGGGCGGTGCGAAATGGATACCAGGTTATCGGGATTCGCCGGGGCTGGGCAGGTCTCGTGGAGATAATCCGGGACAAGCAGGTTGACAATAGCGAAAAATATCAACTCTTAACCGAAGAAATCGTTAACAGGACAGGGCGAACAGGCGGTACATTCTTGCACACTTCCCGGACACGTCCGAGTCACATAGCAAGAGAGAACGTTCCTTCGCATCTCCAAAATACGTATAATGATGAAATGAATGATCTGACACCGGAGGTTTTGAAAAATCTGGATTTTCTGGGAGTAGAGTATCTTATTCCAATAGGTGGTGATGATACCCTTAGCTATGGTGTTCGGTTAAGTAAGGAAGGCGTTAAAGTGCTCGCCGTCCCAAAGACAATGGATAATGATGTACCGGGAACAGACTACTGTATCGGATTCAGTACCTGTGTATCCAGAACTATCTCAATGTCTAACAGTCTGAGAACTTCAGCCGCTTCCCATGAAAGGATTTTGGTTTTGGAAGTTTTCGGGCGTTATGCAGGTTTTACTGCCATGTTGCCCACAATGGCAGGGGCTGCAAATCGTTGTATCATCCCTGAATATAAATTTGATATCGAACATCTGACAGAATTGTTAGTGCATGACCGTCTCAGAAATCCAAGCAGATATTCGGTGGTTCTCGTCTCTGAAGGAGCTATGTTTGAAGGTGGCGAAATGGTTTTTGAGGATGCCACAAAAGATGCGTACGGACACAAAAAATTAGGCGGTATCGGCGATCTTGTGTCTGCAGAATTGAAAAAACGCACCCCAAAGTATAATAACGGTAAAGCCATCAATATCATTAGCCAAAAACTGGGATACCTCGTCCGGTGCGGTGATCCGGATGCCATTGACGCTATTGTACCCATGGCTTATGGGACTCTCGCTTTGGATTTAATTCTTGAAGGTATTCATGGCCGATTGGTAGTATTAAAAAACGGGTGCTATGACAATATATCCATTGATGCGGTTACAAGCTCAAAAAAAACCGTTAATGTTGAGAAGTATTATAATACAGAACGATTGCGTCCAAGTTATAACACTTTTGCAATGAAACCATTGTTTATCATGGCCGATGAGTAA
- the htpX gene encoding zinc metalloprotease HtpX, giving the protein MNYFKTTVLLVVLTMVLVWAGSVFGGRQGAALAFVFAMGMNFFSYWFSDKIVLKMYGAREVFEGNAPEYFKIIKELTARAGLPMPKMYIMKTQAMNAFATGRNPRHAAIAVTEGLLNSLTREELKGVLGHELAHVQNRDILISTVVATIAGAITLLANMAQWAALFGGFGRHDDDEGGGGLALIFMAILAPIAALLIQMAISRSREYAADKRGALLAENPLALAGALEKLSKAATVRPIAAKQTTAHLFIVNPLRGRSLAAMFSTHPPIEERVKRLKLMASERIPVEK; this is encoded by the coding sequence ATGAATTATTTTAAAACAACAGTATTATTAGTCGTTTTAACCATGGTGCTTGTTTGGGCGGGAAGTGTCTTTGGCGGAAGGCAAGGGGCGGCGCTTGCATTTGTCTTTGCCATGGGTATGAATTTTTTCAGTTACTGGTTTAGTGATAAAATCGTACTGAAAATGTATGGCGCCAGGGAAGTTTTTGAAGGAAATGCGCCCGAATATTTTAAAATCATCAAGGAACTGACAGCGCGTGCAGGTCTTCCTATGCCTAAGATGTATATCATGAAAACCCAGGCAATGAATGCCTTTGCCACGGGAAGAAATCCTCGTCATGCCGCAATAGCAGTTACAGAGGGATTGTTGAATTCCTTAACCCGGGAAGAATTAAAAGGTGTTTTAGGGCATGAGCTGGCTCATGTGCAAAATAGAGATATTCTTATATCGACAGTTGTAGCTACCATTGCCGGCGCCATTACCCTGCTAGCCAATATGGCTCAGTGGGCTGCTCTATTTGGTGGTTTTGGAAGGCATGATGATGATGAAGGAGGAGGAGGCCTGGCGCTAATTTTTATGGCGATTCTGGCTCCCATTGCCGCACTTTTGATTCAGATGGCGATCTCCAGATCCAGGGAGTATGCTGCGGATAAACGAGGAGCATTGCTTGCAGAGAATCCTCTGGCATTAGCAGGAGCCCTTGAGAAACTCAGCAAGGCGGCAACTGTCAGGCCTATTGCTGCGAAACAGACTACGGCACATCTGTTTATAGTGAATCCGCTAAGAGGCCGTTCATTAGCCGCGATGTTCAGCACTCATCCGCCAATCGAAGAACGGGTTAAAAGGCTCAAATTAATGGCATCAGAAAGGATACCAGTAGAAAAGTAA
- the thrC gene encoding threonine synthase → MPYQAWFQCISGCEEKYELNEIIYHCKKCGDLLEVRHDLDKLQELSPEQWKKLFDERYLRTEWPYGSSVWGKKEFVCPNVENENVVSLYEGGSNLFLAERLGREIGLENLWIKQCGNSHTGSFKDLGMTVLVSMVKQMMAEGKDITAVACASTGDTSAALAAYCAAAGMLAIVFLPKDKVSNAQLIQPIANGALTLSIDTDFDGCMKLVREICLKENIYLANSMNSLRIEGQKTVSIEIVQQFDWEVPDVVIVPGGNLGNTAALGKGFLMMEELGLIDKRPRIVCAQAAMANPLYLSYVKDFKEFHPVKARKTLANAIQIGNPVSYKKAIKVLQMFSGIVAQATEDELANASAQADRTGLFCCPHTGVALAVLMKLLKSKEIRPDERVVVISTAHGLKFPEFKIDYHENKLEEVAPRFTNLPEELPPQYDAIKAAIYKKLEQFSL, encoded by the coding sequence ATGCCATATCAGGCGTGGTTTCAATGCATTTCAGGATGTGAAGAAAAATATGAGCTTAACGAAATCATCTACCACTGCAAAAAATGTGGTGACCTGCTGGAAGTAAGGCATGATTTAGATAAACTTCAAGAGCTCTCTCCGGAACAGTGGAAAAAATTGTTTGATGAACGTTATTTACGTACCGAATGGCCATATGGGAGTTCTGTATGGGGAAAGAAAGAATTTGTTTGTCCGAATGTCGAAAATGAAAACGTTGTTTCTTTATATGAGGGAGGCAGTAATCTCTTTTTGGCGGAACGGCTTGGAAGGGAGATCGGTCTTGAGAACCTCTGGATCAAGCAATGCGGGAATTCTCATACCGGTTCTTTCAAGGATCTGGGGATGACCGTACTGGTGTCCATGGTCAAGCAAATGATGGCTGAAGGGAAAGATATTACTGCAGTTGCTTGCGCCTCAACAGGAGACACCTCTGCCGCTTTAGCTGCTTATTGTGCGGCGGCCGGTATGCTTGCAATTGTATTTTTACCCAAGGACAAGGTGTCAAATGCACAACTTATTCAACCGATTGCAAACGGCGCCCTCACGTTGTCCATCGATACGGATTTTGATGGTTGCATGAAACTTGTCAGGGAGATTTGTCTTAAGGAAAATATCTATCTTGCCAATTCAATGAATTCCCTTCGTATCGAAGGGCAAAAGACAGTCAGCATTGAAATCGTTCAGCAGTTTGACTGGGAGGTGCCTGACGTTGTTATTGTTCCGGGTGGAAATCTGGGTAACACTGCCGCCCTGGGAAAAGGCTTTCTCATGATGGAGGAGTTAGGTTTGATTGATAAGAGGCCCCGGATAGTCTGTGCGCAGGCAGCTATGGCAAATCCTCTTTATTTGAGTTATGTAAAGGATTTTAAAGAATTTCACCCGGTAAAAGCCCGGAAGACCCTCGCGAATGCAATTCAGATAGGCAATCCTGTCAGTTACAAAAAAGCAATCAAGGTTTTACAGATGTTCAGTGGTATTGTTGCTCAGGCAACGGAAGACGAATTGGCGAATGCCTCTGCGCAGGCTGACAGGACGGGGTTGTTTTGTTGCCCGCATACGGGGGTTGCCCTGGCCGTGCTTATGAAATTGCTGAAGAGCAAAGAGATAAGACCTGATGAAAGAGTTGTTGTCATTTCCACCGCACATGGTCTGAAATTTCCGGAATTTAAGATCGATTATCATGAAAATAAACTGGAGGAAGTAGCGCCGCGGTTTACCAATCTTCCCGAAGAATTACCACCTCAATATGACGCAATCAAGGCTGCCATATACAAAAAACTTGAACAATTTTCACTATGA
- the leuC gene encoding 3-isopropylmalate dehydratase large subunit codes for MTITEKIIAKHSGLKKVHPGQFVYANVDICLGNDITAPIAIEEFERAGIQKVFHPDKIVLVPDHFTPNKDIKSAQHAKILRLFAEKHHLKHYFEIGRMGIEHALLPEQGIVAPGELIIGADSHTCTYGALGAYSTGVGSTDLAACFATGEVWLKVPETIKFIFHGTVKNWTSGKDLILYTIGKIGVDGALYKAMEFTGNAITNLPMDDRFAMCNMAIEAGAKSGIIAPDSNTENYIKGRVEKEYTLYQSDPDCNYTKTFEFNADEISPQVALPSLPENTRSVEEVSGIKIDQVVIGSCTNGRISDLRVAAKILKGRKRHPSIRLIIFPATQDVYKQALREGLIEILIDAEAVVSTPTCGPCLGGHMGILAEGERALATTNRNFVGRMGHPKSEIYLCSPAVAAASAITGKITSPDTIVLN; via the coding sequence ATGACAATTACTGAGAAAATTATCGCGAAGCATTCTGGGCTCAAAAAAGTGCATCCCGGGCAATTCGTATATGCGAATGTGGACATTTGTCTGGGGAACGATATTACAGCGCCTATTGCTATAGAAGAATTTGAAAGGGCCGGGATTCAAAAGGTTTTTCATCCCGATAAGATTGTCCTGGTACCTGACCACTTTACCCCTAATAAAGACATTAAGTCAGCACAACACGCCAAGATTCTTCGCTTATTTGCAGAAAAACATCATTTGAAACATTATTTTGAGATTGGCCGAATGGGCATAGAGCATGCCTTGCTTCCCGAGCAGGGGATTGTTGCCCCGGGAGAACTGATTATTGGAGCTGATTCTCATACGTGTACCTACGGCGCGCTTGGGGCATATTCAACAGGTGTCGGAAGTACGGATCTTGCCGCATGTTTTGCGACCGGAGAGGTATGGCTTAAAGTACCTGAAACGATTAAGTTTATTTTTCACGGTACAGTAAAAAACTGGACTTCGGGGAAAGATTTGATCCTTTACACCATAGGAAAGATAGGAGTGGATGGCGCTCTCTATAAAGCAATGGAATTTACCGGAAATGCTATTACCAATTTGCCTATGGATGATCGTTTTGCCATGTGCAACATGGCAATCGAGGCCGGCGCAAAGAGTGGTATCATCGCGCCCGACAGCAATACTGAAAATTACATAAAAGGAAGGGTGGAAAAAGAATATACATTGTATCAAAGCGATCCCGATTGCAATTATACAAAGACATTCGAATTTAATGCAGACGAGATTTCACCTCAGGTTGCCCTTCCCAGTTTACCGGAAAATACAAGATCGGTGGAAGAAGTTTCCGGGATTAAGATAGATCAGGTAGTAATTGGTTCTTGTACCAACGGGAGAATTTCAGACCTACGGGTGGCTGCAAAAATTCTGAAAGGGAGAAAGAGGCATCCTTCTATACGTCTTATTATTTTTCCTGCAACACAAGATGTTTATAAACAGGCGCTGAGAGAGGGATTGATTGAGATACTGATTGATGCCGAGGCCGTAGTTTCTACCCCGACTTGCGGTCCCTGCCTTGGCGGGCACATGGGAATTTTAGCGGAGGGGGAACGGGCATTGGCAACGACAAATCGTAATTTTGTTGGACGTATGGGACATCCAAAGAGCGAAATATATCTCTGCAGCCCTGCCGTTGCCGCTGCTTCTGCCATTACGGGAAAAATTACTTCTCCGGATACTATCGTTTTAAATTAA
- a CDS encoding glutamate mutase L has protein sequence MNVIIATDCGSTTTKAILIEKKNGVYRQTFRGESPTTVEAPFEDVTRGVLNAFAELEELSGRKILDGETIITPAQGNRGVDIYVSTSSAGGGLQMMVAGAVKTMTAESAQRAALGAGAIVMDTIASNDRRLPHEKIDRIRQLRPDMILLSGGTDGGTITHVVELAEYISAANPKPRLGMSFQLPVVYAGNKEIREKITEILGEKTSLHITENIRPTLERENLFPARQEIQKLFLEHVMAQAPGYKKLMSWTGAPIMPTPAAVGLIMQTISRKNNITVVGVDIGGATTDVFSVYGDVFNRTVSANLGMSYSISNVLAEAGIENILRWVPFPIEESDLRNRIKNKMIRPTTIPQTVEDLKIEQAISREALRLSFEQHKSLAVSLKGVQRERDVSEALQQEGAGETLVDMLKLDLLVGSGGVLSHAPRRSQAMLMMVDAFLPESITRIAVDSIFMMPHLGVLSVENEKAATEVFMKDCLIHLGTCISLVRGSSGKPGEKCITCKITSDGKTSEETMQFGELRVLPLGIDREAEIEVIPVKTIDVGAGKGKPVAKKVFGGLIGILIDTRGRPIAFAKDNAQRVEQLKQWAKAVGAYPEP, from the coding sequence GTGAACGTTATTATTGCCACGGACTGTGGAAGCACCACGACAAAGGCCATACTTATCGAAAAGAAAAACGGTGTTTACCGGCAGACGTTTCGTGGTGAATCTCCCACTACCGTTGAAGCGCCCTTTGAGGATGTTACCCGTGGCGTCTTAAATGCCTTTGCAGAACTGGAAGAACTCTCAGGCCGGAAAATCCTTGACGGAGAAACAATTATTACACCTGCACAAGGAAACAGAGGGGTGGATATCTATGTCTCCACAAGCAGTGCCGGCGGGGGACTTCAAATGATGGTGGCAGGCGCGGTAAAGACCATGACGGCGGAAAGCGCTCAACGCGCAGCGCTTGGAGCTGGCGCCATTGTCATGGATACCATAGCTTCCAACGACCGGCGCCTCCCCCACGAAAAGATAGATCGCATTCGACAACTACGGCCTGATATGATACTTCTTTCCGGAGGAACCGACGGCGGAACCATAACGCACGTAGTGGAATTGGCGGAATACATTTCCGCCGCCAATCCGAAACCAAGACTTGGAATGAGTTTTCAGCTTCCTGTCGTGTATGCCGGTAATAAAGAAATCCGTGAAAAGATCACGGAAATTCTGGGGGAAAAAACTTCACTTCATATTACCGAAAATATCCGACCTACGTTAGAAAGGGAAAACCTTTTTCCTGCCCGCCAGGAAATCCAGAAACTTTTCCTTGAGCATGTAATGGCTCAGGCGCCAGGATATAAAAAGCTTATGTCATGGACAGGCGCACCTATTATGCCTACTCCAGCGGCTGTAGGGCTCATTATGCAAACCATTTCCCGAAAAAACAACATTACTGTGGTAGGTGTTGATATCGGCGGAGCTACGACAGACGTTTTTTCCGTATACGGGGATGTTTTTAATCGTACCGTCAGCGCCAATCTCGGAATGAGCTATAGTATTTCCAACGTATTGGCTGAGGCAGGGATTGAGAATATCCTTCGATGGGTGCCATTTCCTATAGAGGAATCAGACCTTCGAAACAGAATAAAAAACAAAATGATTCGTCCTACAACAATACCTCAAACAGTAGAAGATCTGAAAATTGAACAGGCAATATCTCGAGAGGCCTTGAGACTGTCTTTTGAACAGCACAAATCTTTAGCCGTTAGTCTTAAAGGGGTGCAACGGGAACGTGATGTATCAGAAGCTTTACAACAGGAGGGAGCCGGTGAAACACTTGTAGATATGCTGAAGCTGGACCTCCTGGTAGGCAGTGGGGGCGTGCTTTCCCATGCACCGCGTAGATCTCAGGCCATGCTCATGATGGTCGATGCCTTTCTGCCGGAAAGTATAACAAGAATTGCCGTAGATAGTATCTTTATGATGCCGCATCTGGGTGTTCTTTCCGTTGAAAACGAAAAAGCTGCCACGGAAGTATTTATGAAAGATTGCTTAATCCATTTAGGTACGTGTATTTCTCTTGTAAGGGGCAGCAGTGGGAAACCCGGGGAAAAATGCATTACCTGCAAAATAACGTCTGACGGTAAAACGAGTGAAGAAACTATGCAGTTCGGAGAATTACGTGTTTTACCACTCGGTATTGATCGGGAAGCTGAAATTGAAGTTATACCGGTAAAAACTATAGACGTTGGCGCCGGAAAAGGAAAACCGGTCGCAAAGAAGGTTTTCGGTGGCCTCATTGGTATTCTTATTGATACCCGTGGAAGACCCATTGCATTTGCGAAAGATAATGCGCAAAGGGTAGAACAGCTGAAACAATGGGCAAAGGCTGTCGGCGCTTATCCAGAACCATAA